The Iamia majanohamensis genome window below encodes:
- a CDS encoding permease-like cell division protein FtsX, producing MDDDALGEALRRHHDDRIPVISRSEVETGTAAGPRRPSRRTLLVAAAAIVVLVAGSMTIGILTRGADDGVTAGPGTDLDAWCTALAAPARVGSPMIVYLTPEADPSDVDDVGARLRSTPGVELARYHDAAAAFAQAKVLFADQPSALEHLREEDLPTSFRVTFTEGGGVDEVARQAEGWPGVQQVERPSSALPPFPDPDGAGPAQRPASGWFGDDRVVDQLRWLAEGGPAEVDASAWTAVGVGTPDDLADAVAALDPLIDVRRPAAVPTNADQASAGALLTAADQRCGLRPRPRVSDDGPSTATTTEPP from the coding sequence ATGGATGACGACGCCCTGGGTGAGGCCCTGCGCCGCCACCACGATGACCGCATCCCCGTGATCAGCCGGTCCGAGGTCGAGACGGGGACCGCCGCCGGGCCGCGTCGGCCGTCCCGTCGCACGCTCCTCGTGGCCGCAGCGGCCATCGTGGTCCTGGTGGCCGGCAGCATGACGATCGGCATCCTCACCCGAGGCGCAGATGACGGCGTGACCGCAGGGCCGGGCACCGACCTGGACGCCTGGTGCACGGCTCTGGCCGCTCCGGCCCGGGTCGGGTCGCCGATGATCGTCTACCTCACCCCCGAGGCCGACCCCTCCGACGTCGACGACGTCGGTGCCCGGCTGCGCTCGACGCCGGGGGTCGAGCTGGCGCGGTATCACGACGCCGCCGCGGCGTTCGCCCAGGCGAAGGTCCTCTTCGCCGACCAGCCGTCCGCACTCGAGCACCTCCGCGAGGAGGACCTGCCCACATCGTTCCGGGTGACCTTCACCGAAGGTGGGGGCGTCGACGAGGTGGCCCGGCAGGCAGAGGGCTGGCCGGGGGTCCAACAGGTCGAGCGACCGTCCAGTGCGCTGCCCCCGTTCCCCGACCCGGACGGCGCCGGGCCCGCCCAACGCCCGGCATCGGGGTGGTTCGGAGACGACCGCGTGGTCGACCAGCTGCGGTGGCTGGCCGAGGGTGGGCCGGCCGAGGTCGACGCGTCGGCGTGGACGGCCGTCGGCGTCGGCACCCCGGACGACCTCGCCGACGCAGTCGCCGCGCTCGATCCGCTTATCGACGTCCGGCGGCCCGCTGCGGTCCCGACGAACGCAGACCAGGCCTCGGCCGGCGCCCTGCTGACCGCGGCGGACCAGAGATGTGGCCTCCGCCCCCGTCCTCGGGTCAGCGACGACGGCCCCAGCACGGCAACGACCACCGAGCCGCCCTGA
- a CDS encoding RNA polymerase sigma factor, with product MTGSDEGAAVALDPTPRDQEDFAAFYLRVERPLTVALGTRYGPHIGREAAVDALSWAWEHWDRLRPMDNPSGYLYRVGQSQARRLRPRRPTRPHRDTDSTSVEEIVVEPGLDDALEALSVRQRQVVVLAHGYGCTHREIGSLLGLSPSTVQNHAERGLAKLRRRLEASRDG from the coding sequence GTGACCGGATCCGACGAGGGCGCGGCCGTGGCCCTCGACCCCACCCCTCGCGACCAGGAGGACTTCGCCGCCTTCTACCTGCGGGTCGAACGACCTCTGACCGTCGCGCTGGGCACCCGCTACGGGCCGCACATCGGGCGCGAGGCGGCGGTCGACGCCCTGTCCTGGGCGTGGGAGCACTGGGATCGACTCCGCCCCATGGACAACCCGTCGGGCTACCTGTACCGGGTCGGCCAGAGCCAGGCCCGTCGCCTGCGGCCACGACGCCCCACCCGTCCCCACCGGGACACCGACAGCACGAGCGTCGAGGAGATCGTCGTCGAGCCCGGACTCGACGACGCCCTCGAGGCGCTGTCGGTGCGACAGCGCCAGGTCGTGGTGCTCGCCCACGGCTACGGCTGCACCCATCGCGAGATCGGGTCCCTGCTCGGCCTCTCGCCCTCGACCGTGCAGAACCACGCCGAGCGCGGTCTGGCCAAGCTCCGCCGCCGACTGGAGGCCTCCCGTGATGGATGA
- a CDS encoding rhomboid family intramembrane serine protease: MAVPLRDDSPRRQVPWVVLALIGLNVAVFLFLQPASLQQGRVDTASLTQEQDRELGEHYSEWGAVPCEVRALEARADGARCTSDADRPIIDGKPVLASLLTSMFLHGSLAHLAVNMLFLWVFGAAVEDRFGPGPFLGLYLGGGLLATLTYVALESGSAAPLVGASGAIAAAMGAYLLIGPRRRILSFVAPLPLVVLALPAWALLGPFLISQLVTPDDTAVAWQAHLGGMVAGFLIALVLRAVVPAPGEPPRRRRRSEALDAVDPRTWTLPDAPPTEEPSPARS; the protein is encoded by the coding sequence ATGGCGGTCCCCCTTCGCGACGACAGCCCCCGACGCCAGGTGCCCTGGGTCGTCCTCGCCCTCATCGGCCTCAACGTGGCCGTGTTCCTCTTCCTCCAGCCGGCCAGCCTCCAGCAGGGGCGGGTCGACACCGCGTCGCTGACCCAGGAGCAGGACCGCGAGCTGGGTGAGCACTACTCGGAGTGGGGGGCGGTGCCGTGCGAGGTCCGGGCCCTCGAGGCCCGCGCCGACGGCGCCCGCTGCACCAGCGACGCCGACCGGCCGATCATCGACGGCAAGCCGGTGCTGGCCAGCCTGCTGACCTCGATGTTCCTCCACGGGAGCCTGGCCCACCTGGCCGTGAACATGCTGTTCCTGTGGGTCTTCGGCGCCGCGGTCGAGGACCGCTTCGGCCCCGGCCCCTTCCTCGGCCTGTACCTGGGCGGGGGCCTGCTCGCCACGCTGACCTACGTCGCCCTCGAGAGCGGGTCGGCCGCGCCCCTGGTCGGCGCATCGGGCGCCATCGCCGCAGCGATGGGCGCCTACCTGCTGATCGGACCCCGACGACGCATCCTCTCGTTCGTCGCGCCCCTGCCCCTGGTGGTGCTGGCCCTGCCCGCCTGGGCCCTGCTGGGCCCGTTCCTCATCAGCCAGCTGGTCACGCCGGACGACACCGCCGTCGCCTGGCAGGCCCACCTGGGGGGCATGGTCGCCGGGTTCCTGATCGCCCTCGTGCTCCGGGCCGTCGTGCCCGCCCCGGGCGAGCCGCCGCGCCGGAGGCGTCGATCCGAGGCCCTCGACGCCGTCGACCCCCGGACCTGGACGCTGCCCGACGCACCCCCCACCGAGGAGCCCTCGCCCGCCCGCTCCTGA
- a CDS encoding RDD family protein: protein MTAPLGSPWSPPTGWVRPTPVPLAAPFGRRIGARLIDLALGLLVLWVITRFVPGDRLLGRLVLGFSALAAYEALFVLQLRATPGKLATGLRVAEVGRPRIDQVTAWVRGAITTVGTLAVVVTPAALAVMADSPEGLLVGGLVVMVAGASFLSIATAPLRRGAADRVAGTIVVPFEAPEVVDAATVDAEAETARPRPRTPWGPVATNLARRRARAARLDDAPVLVVLLVACVMAWTVDQPALAVALAVVWAVALVADETLRVARDGGTVGHRREGLVVLDEETGEAPTTGRAAARSTVLAVFWLFPPLLPVLWLWMQVSRTGRGPHDLVAGTAVVDLAPEEA, encoded by the coding sequence CTGACCGCACCGCTCGGCTCTCCCTGGTCACCGCCGACCGGCTGGGTCCGGCCCACCCCGGTCCCGCTCGCCGCCCCCTTCGGGCGGCGCATCGGGGCCCGGCTCATCGACCTCGCCCTGGGCCTGCTGGTCCTCTGGGTGATCACCCGCTTCGTCCCCGGCGACCGCCTCCTCGGTCGCCTCGTCCTCGGCTTCTCCGCCCTCGCCGCCTACGAGGCCCTGTTCGTCCTCCAGCTCCGGGCCACCCCCGGCAAGCTGGCCACCGGGCTCCGGGTGGCCGAGGTCGGCCGGCCCCGGATCGACCAGGTCACGGCGTGGGTGCGCGGGGCGATCACCACCGTCGGCACGCTGGCGGTCGTCGTCACCCCCGCGGCCCTGGCCGTGATGGCCGACTCGCCCGAGGGCCTGCTCGTCGGCGGCCTCGTGGTCATGGTGGCCGGCGCCTCGTTCCTGTCCATCGCCACCGCCCCCCTCCGGCGGGGTGCGGCCGACCGGGTCGCCGGCACGATCGTGGTCCCCTTCGAGGCCCCCGAGGTCGTCGACGCGGCCACCGTCGACGCCGAGGCCGAGACCGCCCGCCCCCGTCCCCGCACCCCCTGGGGCCCGGTGGCGACGAACCTGGCCCGCCGGCGGGCCCGGGCCGCCCGCCTCGACGACGCCCCCGTCCTCGTCGTCCTGCTGGTGGCCTGCGTCATGGCCTGGACCGTGGACCAGCCCGCCCTGGCCGTGGCCCTGGCCGTGGTGTGGGCCGTCGCCCTGGTCGCCGACGAGACCCTGCGGGTGGCCCGCGACGGCGGCACCGTCGGCCACCGGCGCGAGGGCCTGGTGGTGCTCGACGAGGAGACGGGCGAGGCGCCCACGACGGGCCGGGCCGCGGCCCGCTCCACCGTGCTCGCCGTGTTCTGGCTGTTCCCGCCCCTCCTCCCCGTGCTGTGGCTCTGGATGCAGGTGAGCCGCACCGGGCGCGGCCCCCACGACCTGGTGGCGGGCACCGCGGTCGTCGACCTCGCACCCGAGGAGGCCTGA
- a CDS encoding citrate synthase, with product MAESVTITDNRTGESLEIPIVDGGVDSSQWKKLLGNTWFYDPAYTQTAATSSAITEIDGENGILRYRGYPIEELAEKSSYLEVAYLLIFGELPTEDQFAEWVHDITYHTFIHENVRKRFLEGFHHDAHPMGMLVSAIAALSTFYPNAKEIDDEDNRYRQTVRLIAKMPTLAAACHRFSVGQPFVYPDNSLGFTANFLSMMWKIAEPRYDANYALAHALDTLFILHADHELNCGTATMRMIASSNSDPYSSAAGAAAALYGPRHGGANEAVIRMLNRIGSIDNVNSFVEGVKNGDEKLMGFGHRVYKNYDPRARIIKQTADEVFAVTGKNPLLDIALKLEEVALEDDYFKSRKLYPNVDFYSGLIYQAMGFPTEMFTVLFAIPRMSGWLAHWKELMEQDQKIARPRQLYVGAGERSFVELGDR from the coding sequence GTGGCCGAGAGCGTGACGATCACCGACAACCGCACCGGGGAGTCCCTGGAGATCCCCATCGTGGACGGCGGCGTCGACTCGTCGCAGTGGAAGAAGCTCCTGGGCAACACCTGGTTCTACGACCCGGCCTACACCCAGACGGCGGCCACCTCCTCGGCCATCACCGAGATCGACGGCGAGAACGGCATCCTCCGCTACCGGGGCTACCCCATCGAGGAGCTGGCCGAGAAGTCCTCGTACCTGGAGGTCGCGTACCTGCTGATCTTCGGCGAGCTGCCCACCGAGGACCAGTTCGCCGAGTGGGTCCACGACATCACGTACCACACGTTCATCCACGAGAACGTCCGCAAGCGCTTCCTCGAGGGCTTCCACCACGACGCCCACCCCATGGGGATGCTGGTGTCGGCCATCGCCGCCCTGTCGACCTTCTACCCGAACGCCAAGGAGATCGACGACGAGGACAACCGGTACCGCCAGACGGTCCGCCTCATCGCCAAGATGCCGACGCTCGCCGCCGCCTGCCACCGCTTCAGCGTGGGCCAGCCGTTCGTCTACCCGGACAACTCCCTCGGCTTCACGGCCAACTTCCTCTCCATGATGTGGAAGATCGCCGAGCCCCGCTACGACGCCAACTACGCCCTGGCCCACGCCCTCGACACGCTCTTCATCCTCCACGCCGACCACGAGCTCAACTGCGGCACGGCCACCATGCGGATGATCGCCTCGTCGAACTCGGACCCGTACTCCTCCGCCGCCGGTGCGGCCGCCGCGCTCTACGGCCCCCGCCACGGCGGCGCCAACGAGGCCGTGATCCGGATGCTCAACCGCATCGGCAGCATCGACAACGTCAACAGCTTCGTCGAGGGCGTGAAGAACGGCGACGAGAAGCTCATGGGCTTCGGGCACCGCGTCTACAAGAACTACGACCCCCGGGCCCGCATCATCAAGCAGACCGCCGACGAGGTCTTCGCCGTCACCGGCAAGAACCCGCTCCTCGACATCGCCCTCAAGCTCGAGGAGGTGGCGCTCGAGGACGACTACTTCAAGAGCCGCAAGCTCTACCCCAACGTCGACTTCTACTCCGGGCTCATCTACCAGGCCATGGGCTTCCCCACCGAGATGTTCACCGTCCTGTTCGCCATCCCCCGCATGTCCGGCTGGCTGGCGCACTGGAAGGAGCTCATGGAGCAGGACCAGAAGATCGCCCGGCCCCGGCAGCTCTACGTCGGCGCCGGTGAGCGGTCGTTCGTGGAGCTGGGCGACCGCTGA
- a CDS encoding LysR family transcriptional regulator — protein MDLRQLASLAAVADHRSFSAAARALHTVQSNVSSHVANLERELGVSLVDRATGDLTEEGRLVVARARRVQVELDAVVADLAAHAGRLTGRVRLGMIGTVGAWVLPLLIPVTAEAHPGVHLVIVDATTTSLLPQVVAGTLDAAVVNLPVTDPDLVALPLFEEDRVVLAPPGHPLARRAQGRIRLADLAQHPLLLEPPGTAFRDDLDAAASRVGVELVALAEVDGMRALAALAQEGFGAAVLPATAAPMQPPEGWRRIEITGLGPRTVGLVTSRRTRPSAPARAVTDGVRSLLAAEAPGRPGLRVLDPGPVASEAAT, from the coding sequence GTGGACCTCCGGCAGCTGGCGTCGCTCGCCGCGGTGGCCGACCACCGCTCGTTCTCGGCGGCCGCCCGCGCCCTCCACACCGTGCAGTCAAACGTGTCGAGCCACGTCGCCAACCTGGAGCGGGAGCTGGGGGTGAGCCTCGTCGACCGGGCCACCGGGGACCTCACCGAGGAGGGCCGGCTGGTCGTCGCCCGGGCCCGGCGCGTGCAGGTGGAGCTCGACGCGGTGGTCGCCGACCTGGCCGCCCACGCCGGTCGGCTCACCGGCCGGGTCCGGCTGGGGATGATCGGCACCGTCGGCGCGTGGGTCCTGCCCCTCCTGATCCCGGTCACGGCCGAGGCCCACCCCGGCGTCCACCTCGTCATCGTGGACGCCACCACCACCTCGCTGCTGCCCCAGGTGGTGGCGGGCACGCTCGACGCCGCCGTCGTCAACCTGCCCGTCACCGACCCCGACCTCGTCGCCCTCCCCCTCTTCGAGGAGGACCGGGTCGTCCTGGCCCCGCCGGGTCACCCGCTGGCCCGCCGGGCCCAGGGCCGCATCCGCCTGGCCGACCTGGCCCAGCACCCGCTGCTGCTCGAGCCGCCCGGCACCGCGTTCCGCGACGACCTCGACGCCGCCGCGTCCCGGGTGGGCGTGGAGCTGGTCGCCCTGGCCGAGGTCGACGGCATGCGCGCCCTCGCCGCCCTCGCCCAGGAGGGCTTCGGCGCCGCCGTCCTGCCGGCCACCGCCGCCCCCATGCAGCCCCCGGAGGGCTGGCGGCGCATCGAGATCACCGGGCTCGGGCCCCGCACCGTCGGCCTCGTGACCAGCCGCAGGACCCGCCCCAGCGCGCCGGCCCGAGCCGTCACCGACGGCGTGCGCTCGCTCCTCGCGGCCGAGGCGCCCGGCCGCCCCGGGCTCCGCGTCCTCGACCCCGGGCCGGTGGCCTCGGAGGCCGCCACCTGA
- a CDS encoding HAD-IB family hydrolase translates to MPARRPAAFFDLDRTLLRGASGPVITEALRAAGVVPDRPVPGEGLVYKLFDVVGETIPSMVLTRQMARVASGWDRRAVKEAGEAVARRLADDVLPFARLLIDHHQAEGRPVVMATTSPFDLVCPLADALGIDDVIATRYGERDGRYDGTVDGHFVWGPGKLAAAREWAADHDVDLGASWAYSDSVYDIPLLSAVAHPVAVNPDPRLRVVAALRRWPSQHFDVPEGVPKVAGVEPQQVLQALALPQLFPYVRFDVDGLEHIPTDGPAILVGNHRSYFDPLAIGFTIAKVGRPLRFLGKKEVFDAPVVGSLVAAMGGIRVDRGTGSDEPLRAAADALGAGELVAIMPQGTIPRGRAFFDPELKGRWGAARLATKARVPVIPLGLWGTERVWPRNARFPDVLAVGDPPTVRVRVGPPVELKHRSEDADTRRIMAAITDLLPAAARHPHDPTPEELARTLPPGAADAGDTDRRPGRD, encoded by the coding sequence GTGCCCGCTCGTCGCCCCGCCGCCTTCTTCGACCTCGACCGCACCCTCCTGCGCGGGGCCAGCGGGCCGGTGATCACCGAGGCCCTGCGCGCCGCGGGGGTGGTCCCCGACCGCCCGGTGCCGGGCGAGGGCCTCGTCTACAAGCTCTTCGACGTGGTGGGCGAGACGATCCCCTCCATGGTCCTCACCCGGCAGATGGCGCGGGTGGCGTCGGGCTGGGACCGCCGTGCGGTGAAGGAGGCGGGCGAGGCGGTGGCCCGCCGCCTCGCCGACGACGTCCTGCCCTTCGCCCGGCTGCTGATCGACCACCACCAGGCCGAGGGGCGACCGGTGGTGATGGCCACGACCTCGCCGTTCGACCTCGTCTGCCCCCTGGCCGACGCCCTCGGCATCGACGACGTCATCGCCACCCGGTACGGCGAGCGCGACGGGCGCTACGACGGCACCGTCGACGGCCACTTCGTGTGGGGGCCGGGCAAGCTGGCCGCGGCCCGGGAGTGGGCCGCCGACCACGACGTCGACCTGGGCGCCAGCTGGGCCTACTCCGACAGCGTCTACGACATCCCCCTCCTCTCGGCGGTGGCCCACCCCGTGGCCGTGAACCCGGACCCCCGCCTGCGCGTGGTGGCCGCCCTCCGCCGCTGGCCGAGCCAGCACTTCGACGTGCCCGAGGGCGTCCCCAAGGTCGCCGGGGTGGAGCCCCAGCAGGTGCTCCAGGCCCTGGCCCTGCCGCAGCTGTTCCCGTACGTCCGCTTCGACGTCGACGGCCTCGAGCACATCCCCACCGACGGCCCCGCCATCCTCGTCGGCAACCACCGCAGCTACTTCGACCCCCTCGCCATCGGCTTCACCATCGCCAAGGTCGGGCGGCCGCTCCGCTTCCTCGGCAAGAAGGAGGTCTTCGACGCCCCGGTGGTGGGCTCGCTGGTGGCGGCCATGGGCGGCATCCGGGTCGACCGGGGCACGGGGTCCGACGAGCCCCTGCGGGCGGCGGCCGACGCCCTCGGGGCCGGGGAGCTGGTGGCGATCATGCCCCAGGGCACCATCCCCCGGGGCCGGGCCTTCTTCGACCCCGAGCTCAAGGGCCGCTGGGGCGCGGCCCGCCTGGCCACCAAGGCCCGGGTGCCGGTGATCCCCCTCGGGCTGTGGGGCACCGAGCGGGTGTGGCCCCGCAACGCCCGGTTCCCGGACGTCCTGGCCGTCGGCGACCCGCCCACGGTCCGGGTGCGGGTGGGGCCGCCGGTCGAGCTCAAGCACCGCAGCGAGGATGCCGACACCCGGCGGATCATGGCCGCCATCACCGACCTGCTCCCGGCCGCGGCCCGCCACCCCCACGACCCCACCCCGGAGGAGCTGGCCCGGACCCTCCCGCCGGGGGCGGCCGACGCCGGCGACACCGACCGGCGCCCCGGGCGCGACTGA
- a CDS encoding acetoacetate--CoA ligase codes for MAPTDADDRGEVLWRPPPDAWTSTAAGRFAARHGHDSYASLHDWSTRDLDGFWQAVADDLGVRWRTRPSAVLGSRAMPGAEWFPGGRLSWSEHALAATATRPDEVAVVARSQTRGPTELTWAELSAQVARCAAGLRRLGVGPGDRVAAYAPNIPETLVALLATASLGAVWSSCAPEFGTRSVIDRLGQVEPTVLLAVDGYRYGARDIDRTDEVATIRAALPSLRHTVPLRYLGTGEDGWAALLDGPDPGPPTHLDVAFDHPLYVLFSSGTTGLPKAIVHGHGGITLEHLKVLALHQDLTDADRFCWFTTTGWMMWNYLVSGLLVGATIVLFDGDPGHPDLGCLWDLAAETGTTVLGASAPFLMACRKEGRRPGRGALRWVGSTGAPLPADGFRWVHDAVGVPVSSISGGTDVCTAFLGTSPLLPVRAGEISCALLGCDVAAVRPDGTPCPPGELGELVLRAPMPSMPVRFWGDDDGSRYRAAYFEDIPGVWRHGDWITFTADGSAAITGRSDATLNRGGVRLGTSDFYAVVEALPEVADSLVVHLEGDDGGAGELLLFVALADGVEVPDDLAGRIAAALRRELSPRHVPDRLEVVPAVPRTLSGKKLEVPVKRILTGTPVAEAVSADALTDPRSIDVFARMATGGPQP; via the coding sequence ATGGCCCCAACCGATGCCGACGACCGAGGCGAGGTCCTCTGGCGGCCCCCGCCCGACGCCTGGACCTCCACCGCGGCCGGTCGCTTCGCCGCCCGCCACGGCCACGACTCCTACGCCTCGCTCCACGACTGGTCGACCCGCGACCTCGACGGGTTCTGGCAGGCGGTGGCCGACGACCTCGGGGTGAGGTGGCGGACCCGCCCCTCGGCGGTGCTGGGGTCGCGTGCCATGCCTGGCGCCGAGTGGTTCCCGGGCGGCCGCCTGAGCTGGTCCGAGCACGCCCTCGCCGCGACCGCCACCCGACCGGACGAGGTCGCCGTCGTGGCCCGGAGCCAGACCCGGGGCCCGACCGAGCTCACCTGGGCCGAGCTGTCCGCGCAGGTGGCGCGCTGCGCGGCCGGGCTGCGTCGCCTCGGCGTCGGCCCCGGCGACCGGGTCGCGGCCTACGCGCCCAACATCCCCGAGACCCTCGTCGCCCTCCTGGCCACCGCGTCGCTGGGCGCGGTGTGGTCGAGCTGCGCCCCCGAGTTCGGCACCCGCTCGGTGATCGACCGGCTGGGCCAGGTCGAGCCGACCGTGCTGCTGGCCGTCGACGGCTACCGGTACGGCGCCCGGGACATCGACCGCACCGACGAGGTGGCCACGATCCGCGCCGCCCTCCCCAGCCTGCGCCACACCGTGCCCCTCCGGTACCTGGGCACCGGGGAGGACGGCTGGGCCGCCCTGCTCGACGGCCCCGACCCCGGCCCCCCGACCCACCTCGACGTCGCCTTCGACCACCCGCTGTACGTGCTGTTCAGCTCGGGCACCACCGGCCTGCCCAAGGCCATCGTGCACGGCCACGGGGGCATCACCCTCGAGCACCTCAAGGTCCTCGCCCTCCACCAGGACCTCACCGACGCCGACCGGTTCTGCTGGTTCACCACCACCGGCTGGATGATGTGGAACTACCTGGTGTCGGGGCTGCTGGTGGGGGCCACGATCGTGCTCTTCGACGGCGACCCGGGCCACCCCGACCTCGGGTGCCTGTGGGACCTGGCGGCCGAGACGGGGACCACCGTGCTCGGCGCCTCCGCCCCGTTCCTCATGGCCTGTCGCAAGGAGGGGCGCCGCCCCGGGAGGGGGGCCCTGCGCTGGGTCGGCTCCACCGGTGCCCCGCTGCCCGCCGACGGCTTCCGGTGGGTGCACGACGCGGTGGGCGTGCCGGTGTCGTCGATCAGCGGCGGCACCGACGTCTGCACCGCGTTCCTCGGCACCTCGCCGCTGCTGCCCGTGCGTGCCGGGGAGATCTCCTGCGCCCTGCTGGGATGCGACGTGGCTGCCGTGCGCCCCGACGGCACGCCCTGCCCGCCCGGCGAGCTGGGGGAGCTGGTGCTGCGGGCCCCCATGCCCTCCATGCCCGTGCGGTTCTGGGGCGACGACGACGGCTCCCGGTACCGGGCCGCCTACTTCGAGGACATCCCGGGCGTCTGGCGCCACGGCGACTGGATCACCTTCACCGCCGACGGGTCGGCCGCCATCACCGGCCGCTCCGACGCGACCCTGAACCGAGGGGGCGTGCGCCTGGGGACCAGCGACTTCTACGCCGTGGTCGAGGCGCTGCCCGAGGTGGCCGACAGCCTGGTGGTCCACCTCGAGGGCGACGACGGGGGGGCGGGGGAGCTGCTGCTCTTCGTGGCCCTGGCCGACGGCGTCGAGGTGCCCGACGACCTGGCCGGCCGCATCGCCGCCGCCCTGCGGCGGGAGCTCTCACCCCGCCACGTGCCCGACCGCCTCGAGGTGGTGCCCGCCGTGCCCCGGACGCTGTCGGGCAAGAAGCTCGAGGTGCCGGTCAAGCGCATCCTCACCGGCACCCCCGTCGCCGAGGCGGTGTCGGCCGACGCCCTCACCGACCCCCGCAGCATCGACGTCTTCGCCCGCATGGCCACCGGCGGCCCCCAGCCCTGA
- a CDS encoding anti-sigma factor, whose translation MSTDPHTLVGPYVLDALPVDERDAFETHLDHCPDCRAEATELLAAAAHLGQATAVVPSPDLRDRVMAEVARTRQVPPGGLRPEIRAPRRSWPLALAAAAAIAVVVALGALVLQADHRADRAEQVAAIVAAPDAESVEMAAGDAGSMRLVVSESHGGTVLVADDMAAPPTGKAYELWFQVDGEMEPAGVFTPDRDGQVRHTIDDVPTALVGVTIEDAAGAEEPTLPMVASGTI comes from the coding sequence GTGAGCACCGATCCCCACACCCTCGTCGGGCCCTACGTGCTCGACGCCCTGCCGGTGGACGAGCGCGACGCCTTCGAGACCCACCTCGACCACTGCCCCGACTGCCGCGCCGAGGCCACCGAGCTGCTGGCCGCGGCCGCCCACCTGGGCCAGGCCACCGCCGTGGTGCCCTCCCCCGACCTGCGCGACCGGGTGATGGCCGAGGTGGCCCGCACCCGCCAGGTGCCCCCCGGCGGCCTGCGCCCCGAGATCCGCGCCCCCCGCCGCAGCTGGCCCCTCGCCCTCGCCGCGGCGGCGGCCATCGCGGTGGTCGTGGCCCTCGGCGCCCTCGTCCTGCAGGCCGACCACCGGGCCGACCGGGCCGAGCAGGTGGCCGCCATCGTCGCCGCCCCCGACGCCGAGTCGGTGGAGATGGCCGCCGGCGACGCCGGCTCCATGCGCCTCGTGGTCTCCGAGTCCCACGGCGGCACCGTCCTGGTCGCCGACGACATGGCCGCCCCGCCCACGGGCAAGGCCTACGAGCTGTGGTTCCAGGTCGACGGCGAGATGGAGCCCGCAGGCGTCTTCACCCCCGACCGCGACGGCCAGGTCCGCCACACCATCGACGACGTGCCCACCGCGCTCGTCGGGGTCACCATCGAGGACGCCGCCGGGGCCGAGGAGCCCACCCTCCCCATGGTCGCCTCGGGCACGATCTGA
- the sigK gene encoding ECF RNA polymerase sigma factor SigK, producing MGARARRHLRPVPSAGPGDADALLAATARGDAQSFAELFDLVAPTVAGVTRRVVRDPDQADEVAQEVMLEVWRLAPTYDATKGSCKTWIATIAHRRAVDRVRSEQAERDRRVRDAERHGAADPDPVAGSVAHEAERAEVTEALDHLTDLQRQTIELAYYGGYTYAQVAEILELPLGTVKTRIRDGMIRLRDTLELSQ from the coding sequence ATGGGTGCTCGCGCCCGCCGCCACCTGCGGCCCGTCCCCTCCGCGGGGCCGGGCGACGCCGACGCCCTCCTGGCGGCCACCGCCCGGGGCGACGCCCAGTCCTTCGCCGAGCTGTTCGACCTGGTGGCCCCCACCGTGGCCGGCGTGACCCGTCGGGTCGTCCGCGACCCCGACCAGGCCGACGAGGTGGCCCAGGAGGTCATGCTCGAGGTGTGGCGGCTGGCGCCGACCTACGACGCCACCAAGGGGTCCTGCAAGACCTGGATCGCCACCATCGCCCACCGCCGGGCCGTCGACCGGGTCCGCTCCGAGCAGGCCGAGCGCGACCGGCGGGTCCGCGACGCCGAGCGCCACGGCGCCGCCGACCCCGACCCGGTGGCCGGCTCGGTCGCCCACGAGGCCGAGCGGGCCGAGGTCACCGAGGCCCTCGACCACCTGACCGACCTCCAACGCCAGACCATCGAGCTCGCCTACTACGGCGGCTACACCTACGCCCAGGTGGCCGAGATCCTCGAGCTGCCCCTCGGCACCGTCAAGACACGCATCCGCGACGGCATGATCCGTCTCCGAGACACACTGGAGCTGAGCCAGTGA